One genomic segment of Brassica napus cultivar Da-Ae chromosome A3, Da-Ae, whole genome shotgun sequence includes these proteins:
- the LOC111198381 gene encoding putative F-box protein At4g21240 encodes MGSKLGVMKNKEDKKNYERDGECDIPHDLMREILLRLPAKSLLRFRCVSKLWFSTTTDPSFINSFATQSSTRPYLELCFTKEDNWLFFSLVQKSLSHHHMDHITLPKEDRFINDFESILGLISFQYLNYFVIWNPTIRQHVTIPKPKDSWHTRSYLGYDPIGDTYKLLCMSNTSNSRPQVLTLGAQESWRLIKNSPMHYKTNNGKYINGFIFYEAYLRYEYYGTLVDRGCPSYIYREGLDRKTIMRFDVRSEEFKPIQMPPHFSHKTRHALVNYEGKVARICQESSFIILWILEDVDKEKWSYKEFHVPFPPEDPIEAYDYSINILSQQNENYILNGIHDDTGELVKYILSGINDDTGEFIFIPLTMWCGDKEAYVFCYDPKKKCTRKIRFEGTGYVDNFKRGYKLKHWVFAYCFPNHIESLVSLNNLTFPH; translated from the coding sequence ATGGGCTCAAAACTAGGAGTGATGAAAAATAAAGAGGACAAGAAAAATTATGAAAGAGATGGTGAGTGTGATATTCCTCATGATCTCATGAGGGAGATATTACTGAGACTTCCAGCGAAATCATTGCTAAGGTTTCGATGTGTATCAAAGTTATGGTTCTCTACCACTACAGATCCAAGTTTCATTAATTCGTTCGCCACTCAGTCATCAACTCGTCCGTATCTTGAACTCTGTTTTACAAAAGAGGACAACTGGTTATTTTTCTCATTAGTGCAAAAGTCTTTATCTCATCATCATATGGACCATATCACCCTCCCAAAAGAAGACCGGTTCATCAATGATTTTGAGTCCATACTTGGCTTGATCTCCTtccaatatttaaattattttgtgatCTGGAATCCTACCATAAGACAACATGTAACCATACCCAAACCCAAAGATTCATGGCATACAAGAAGCTATTTAGGATATGATCCTATTGGAGATACATATAAGCTACTTTGTATGTCAAATACTTCTAATTCCAGACCTCAAGTTCTTACATTAGGAGCTCAAGAATCATGGAGATTGATCAAAAACAGTCCTATGCATTACAAGACGAATAATGGAAAATACATCAACGGGTTCATCTTTTATGAAGCGTATTTACGATATGAATATTATGGAACTCTTGTTGATCGTGGATGTCCTTCGTATATTTATCGCGAAGGTCTAGATAGAAAAACCATAATGCGTTTTGATGTGAGGTCTGAGGAGTTTAAACCAATCCAAATGCCCCCGCATTTTAGTCACAAAACAAGGCATGCTCTGGTAAATTACGAGGGCAAAGTGGCACGTATTTGTCAAGaatcatcttttataattttatggATCCTTGAAGATGTTGACAAAGAAAAATGGTCATACAAAGAGTTCCATGTGCCTTTTCCCCCAGAAGATCCAATTGAAGCATATGActatagtataaatatattatcacAACAAAACGAGAACTACATTCTAAATGGTATCCATGATGACACTGGTGAATTAGTGAAATATATTCTAAGTGGTATTAATGATGACACTGGTGAATTTATTTTCATACCATTAACAATGTGGTGTGGTGACAAAGAGGCGTATGTCTTTTGTTATGATCCAAAGAAAAAATGTACGAGGAAGATCAGATTTGAAGGAACTGGGTAC
- the LOC111210864 gene encoding uncharacterized protein LOC111210864 has product MSTTTVEVPAHLVIDLQDNQLTTCENPFVKRGCKGMIEIMKGNGIMLRIDLPGSRLRIDLPGNDLEFTKEGGRLVLTATEDNDVDFTPRTYRIEVVYDPAHKKVNVIGGGSTNGVMWIHFNI; this is encoded by the exons ATGAGTACTACCACGGTTGAAGTGCCGGCTCATCTAGTTATTGATTTGCAGGACAACCAACTGACGACGT GTGAGAATCCCTTCGTCAAAAGAGGGTGTAAAGGGATGATAGAGATTATGAAGGGAAATGGGATTATGCTTCGGATTGACCTCCCGGGGAGCAGGCTTAGGATTGATCTCCCTGGGAATGATTTGGAATTCACCAAAGAAGGAGGAAGGCTAGTGCTCACTGCCACCGAAGATAACGACGTGGACTTCACCCCCCGCACATATCGTATCGAGGTTGTCTACGACCCGGCCCATAAAAAAGTTAACGTTATCGGCGGCGGCAGCACCAACGGTGTGATGTGGATCCATTTTAACATATAA
- the LOC125593750 gene encoding la-related protein 1A-like isoform X1: protein MHDVPYHPPPFPPMSYPTGPDFPYALYPPYPIPGAPVAESGNEKPVQASPLPPPPPQGYPRQHQRGYGPRNMPHGAGPRDFVRPPYMGQGPGFMVGPGPGFPGPVYYFPVPPPGAIRGYPPRFGPHPGNQGPQALDENLQNDQYLISLMDEQGWVPIKIIDDFKRVKMMNMDVEFIAKITLKTLQSILFSREIKWWSTKFEAISF, encoded by the exons ATGCACGATGTACCTTATCATCCACCTCCTTTTCCACCTATGTCGTATCCCACTGGTCCTGATTTTCCATATGCTCTTTATCCTCCTTACCCAATTCCTGGAGCTCCTGTTGCAGAGTCTGGCAACGAGAAGCCAGTGCAAGCATCCCCTCttccaccacctcctcctcaaGGATATCCTAGACAGCATCAGAGGGGTTACGGCCCAAGAAACATGCCGCATGGAGCTGGACCTAGGGACTTTGTGAGACCTCCGTATATGGGGCAAGGTCCTGGGTTCATGGTTGGTCCAGGTCCTGGTTTTCCCG GTCCTGTGTACTACTTCCCGGTTCCACCCCCTGGAGCTATAAGAGGCTACCCTCCACGCTTTGGTCCGCACCCTGGTAACCAGGGTCCTCAAGCTCT TGACGAAAACCTTCAGAATGATCAGTACCTCATTTCCTTAATGGATGAACAAGGATGGGTTCCCATCAAAATCATAGATGACTTCAAAAGG GTTAAGATGATGAACATGGATGTAGAGTTTATAGCAAAGATAACTTTAAAAACTCTTCAAAGCATACTGTTCTCGAGGGAGATCAAATGGTGGTCGACTAAGTTTGAAGCAATTTCATTCTGA
- the LOC125593750 gene encoding la-related protein 1A-like isoform X2 produces the protein MPHGAGPRDFVRPPYMGQGPGFMVGPGPGFPGPVYYFPVPPPGAIRGYPPRFGPHPGNQGPQALDENLQNDQYLISLMDEQGWVPIKIIDDFKRVKMMNMDVEFIAKITLKTLQSILFSREIKWWSTKFEAISF, from the exons ATGCCGCATGGAGCTGGACCTAGGGACTTTGTGAGACCTCCGTATATGGGGCAAGGTCCTGGGTTCATGGTTGGTCCAGGTCCTGGTTTTCCCG GTCCTGTGTACTACTTCCCGGTTCCACCCCCTGGAGCTATAAGAGGCTACCCTCCACGCTTTGGTCCGCACCCTGGTAACCAGGGTCCTCAAGCTCT TGACGAAAACCTTCAGAATGATCAGTACCTCATTTCCTTAATGGATGAACAAGGATGGGTTCCCATCAAAATCATAGATGACTTCAAAAGG GTTAAGATGATGAACATGGATGTAGAGTTTATAGCAAAGATAACTTTAAAAACTCTTCAAAGCATACTGTTCTCGAGGGAGATCAAATGGTGGTCGACTAAGTTTGAAGCAATTTCATTCTGA